A portion of the Alloyangia pacifica genome contains these proteins:
- the thiS gene encoding sulfur carrier protein ThiS — protein MKIVINGAPHDVAATTLAGLLEEREVSGRVATAVNETFVPAALRASHPLHDGDRVEILAPMQGG, from the coding sequence ATGAAGATCGTGATTAACGGCGCCCCTCATGACGTGGCCGCCACGACCCTCGCGGGACTGCTCGAAGAACGCGAGGTTTCCGGGCGGGTCGCAACCGCGGTGAACGAGACCTTCGTCCCGGCCGCTCTACGCGCCTCGCATCCACTACACGACGGCGACCGCGTCGAAATTCTCGCCCCCATGCAGGGAGGATGA